In one window of Streptomyces griseus subsp. griseus DNA:
- a CDS encoding phosphatase PAP2 family protein: MPTRTPTPTPDARERRTRRADRRFGIRLPAAVAVATAAAIPFALLLVLVEANWPPLRRVDAGAARRLHEVALEHPAWTGTLRVLSDWVWDPATLRIAVALLTLWLLYRRAWRLAAWAAVTATGGALTGVLVKLVVERARPSLEDPVAQAPGYSFPSGHAMTATTSFAVLLLVLLPMVPRSWRALCWGVAGASVLGVGFTRIALGVHWFSDVIGGWLLGAAVVVLTGWAFEAWRADSGRRRTGVAEGLEPELTDEEPEPSDPAARHG, from the coding sequence ATGCCGACACGCACCCCCACCCCCACCCCCGACGCCCGGGAGCGGCGCACCCGCCGCGCCGACCGCCGGTTCGGCATCCGCCTGCCGGCAGCCGTGGCCGTCGCCACCGCTGCCGCGATCCCCTTCGCCCTGTTGCTCGTCCTCGTGGAGGCGAACTGGCCACCACTGCGGCGCGTCGACGCGGGGGCGGCCCGCCGCCTGCACGAGGTCGCCCTCGAACACCCGGCGTGGACCGGTACGTTGCGCGTCCTGTCCGACTGGGTGTGGGACCCGGCGACGCTGCGGATCGCCGTGGCGCTGCTCACGCTCTGGCTCCTGTACCGGCGGGCCTGGCGGCTCGCGGCCTGGGCGGCGGTGACGGCCACCGGGGGAGCCCTGACCGGTGTGCTCGTCAAGCTGGTCGTGGAGCGGGCGAGGCCGTCGCTGGAGGACCCGGTCGCCCAGGCGCCCGGCTACTCCTTCCCCTCCGGCCACGCGATGACGGCGACCACCTCGTTCGCCGTGCTGCTCCTGGTGCTGCTGCCGATGGTGCCGCGCTCCTGGCGTGCGCTCTGCTGGGGTGTGGCCGGGGCATCGGTCCTGGGCGTGGGCTTCACCCGGATCGCGCTGGGTGTGCACTGGTTCAGCGACGTCATCGGCGGCTGGCTGCTGGGCGCCGCCGTGGTGGTCCTGACCGGCTGGGCCTTCGAGGCATGGCGAGCGGATTCGGGCCGCCGCCGAACCGGCGTGGCCGAGGGCCTGGAGCCCGAACTCACCGACGAGGAACCGGAGCCGTCGGACCCGGCCGCCCGTCACGGGTGA
- a CDS encoding FAD binding domain-containing protein: MKEFDYRRAHDVTGAVALLAAEPDARFLGGGTNLVDLMKTGVERPALLVDVRELPLDRVESTTDGGLRIGATVTNSDLAAHPEVRRRYPALTQAVLAGASGQLRNMATVGGNLLQRTRCGYFSDVSGPCNKRVPGSGCPAVAGEHHNHAVLGATDHCVAVHPSDMGVALTAFDAQVGYETLDGPGEVPLTDLYLPVGDTPHRETALPPGALITHITLPAAPVAANSRYRKVRERASYAFAIGSVAAALDIEDGRVREARLALGAVASRPWRARAAEAVLTGAPATGATFAAAADAELAAARPLPDNGYKVTLMRNLVVSVLTELAERDAR; encoded by the coding sequence ATGAAAGAGTTCGACTACCGGCGCGCCCATGACGTCACCGGCGCCGTCGCCCTGCTCGCGGCCGAGCCGGACGCACGGTTCCTCGGCGGCGGCACCAACCTCGTCGACCTGATGAAGACCGGCGTCGAACGGCCGGCCCTCCTCGTCGACGTACGCGAACTGCCCCTGGACCGGGTCGAGTCCACCACCGACGGCGGCCTGCGCATCGGGGCGACCGTCACCAACAGCGACCTCGCCGCCCACCCTGAAGTCCGTCGCCGCTACCCGGCGTTGACCCAGGCGGTCCTGGCCGGCGCCTCCGGACAGCTGCGCAACATGGCCACCGTCGGCGGCAATCTGCTCCAGCGCACCCGCTGCGGCTACTTCTCCGACGTCAGCGGACCGTGCAACAAACGCGTCCCCGGCAGCGGTTGCCCGGCCGTCGCCGGTGAGCACCACAACCACGCGGTCCTCGGCGCCACCGACCACTGTGTGGCCGTGCACCCCTCCGACATGGGCGTGGCGCTGACGGCCTTCGACGCCCAGGTCGGGTACGAGACCCTCGACGGGCCGGGCGAGGTCCCGCTCACCGACCTCTACCTCCCCGTGGGCGATACGCCGCACCGCGAAACCGCCCTGCCACCCGGCGCGTTGATCACCCACATCACGCTGCCCGCCGCGCCCGTCGCCGCCAACTCCCGCTACCGCAAGGTGCGCGAGCGCGCCTCGTACGCCTTCGCCATCGGCTCCGTCGCCGCCGCGCTGGACATCGAGGACGGGCGCGTGCGCGAAGCCCGGCTCGCCCTCGGAGCCGTCGCCTCCCGGCCCTGGCGCGCCCGCGCCGCCGAAGCCGTCCTGACCGGCGCACCGGCCACCGGCGCGACCTTCGCCGCCGCCGCGGACGCCGAACTCGCAGCGGCCAGGCCGCTGCCCGACAACGGATACAAGGTGACCCTCATGCGCAACCTCGTGGTCTCCGTCCTCACCGAACTGGCGGAAAGGGACGCCCGATGA
- a CDS encoding TetR/AcrR family transcriptional regulator, which translates to MSQPKKDTPARSDAVRNRERILHVAMAELTVRPDVPLSTIARKAGVGQGTFYRNFPHREALVLEIYRYEMRQVADAAAELLCTRAPEAALREWMDRLAGFAMTKAGLADAIRLVTSAPGGPAKPGPAPVMEAAGTLLRANEEAGTIRPGVTPDDFFLAIAGLWQLDPREDWQPRAARLLDFVMDGLRAGAPGR; encoded by the coding sequence GTGTCCCAGCCGAAGAAGGACACGCCCGCGCGTTCGGACGCGGTGCGCAACCGTGAGCGCATCCTGCACGTGGCCATGGCCGAACTGACGGTGCGCCCGGACGTCCCGCTGAGCACGATCGCCAGGAAGGCGGGGGTCGGGCAGGGCACCTTCTACCGCAACTTCCCGCACCGCGAAGCGCTCGTCCTGGAGATCTACCGCTACGAGATGCGGCAGGTGGCCGACGCGGCGGCCGAGCTGTTGTGCACCCGCGCGCCCGAGGCGGCCCTGCGCGAGTGGATGGACCGGCTCGCCGGGTTCGCCATGACCAAGGCGGGGCTGGCGGACGCGATCCGGCTGGTCACCAGCGCGCCGGGCGGCCCGGCCAAGCCCGGCCCCGCGCCGGTGATGGAGGCCGCCGGGACCCTGCTCCGCGCCAATGAGGAGGCCGGCACCATCCGGCCGGGGGTGACGCCGGACGACTTCTTCCTGGCCATCGCCGGTCTCTGGCAGCTGGATCCGCGGGAGGACTGGCAGCCGAGGGCCGCCCGGCTGCTGGACTTCGTGATGGACGGGCTGCGCGCGGGGGCGCCGGGCCGCTGA
- a CDS encoding xanthine dehydrogenase family protein molybdopterin-binding subunit, with product MTTTTPGPRALHAAVGTARTRVEGREKVTGAARYAGEIPFAGLAHGWLVLSTVTRGRIRTVDTAPVLAMPGVLTVLHHGNAPRLHTDYVGMLGTPPDPAATVFQHDEVPFAGWPVALVVAETPEEAREAAEALAVTYDEEPHTTVLAADDPGAYPAAGHMPAETEKGDLAAQLAAAAIVLDEEYTTPEEQHSMMEPHAATALWDGGRLEVVDSNQGAVWVQSELATLFSLDASSVRVRSEHIGGGFGSKGLRAHQVAAVMAATALQRPVRVVMTRRQTFSLAGYRSPTAQRVRLGAGPDGRLRALEHRSLNQTSTVYEFVEPSAGVARVLYDADAHRTANHVVRLDVPSPTWMRAPGEAPGSFAIEAALDELAERAGLDPVELRLRNEPEAGPVSGLPFSSNNLAVCLREGARRFGWADRDPRPGIRRDGRWLLGTGMASASFGAGAMPSTALVTAEADGSYTVRIAAADIGTGARTALTLIAADALETTPERVRVRIGDSDFGPAMIAGGSMGTRSWAWAVTAAAAELRERLAAAPDIPPEGITVRSDTTEALGALAQKERHSFGAQFAEVAVDTATGEVRVRRMLGIFAAGRIVNPLTARNQLVGGMTWGISMALHEEAVRDRNTGRHYSPDLAGYHVATHADVPDIEADWVDDHDPDDPVGIKGVGEIGIVGAAAAVANAVWHATGVRHRHLPIRPDRILTASASPSGAGGAADA from the coding sequence ATGACCACCACCACACCGGGCCCCCGGGCGCTGCACGCGGCCGTCGGCACCGCCCGCACCCGGGTCGAGGGCCGCGAGAAGGTCACCGGCGCCGCGCGCTACGCGGGCGAGATCCCCTTCGCCGGCCTGGCCCACGGCTGGCTGGTGCTCTCCACCGTGACCCGAGGCCGCATCCGTACGGTCGACACCGCTCCGGTCCTCGCCATGCCGGGCGTCCTCACCGTGCTCCACCACGGCAACGCCCCACGCCTGCACACCGATTACGTCGGCATGCTGGGCACCCCGCCGGACCCTGCCGCCACCGTCTTCCAGCACGACGAGGTGCCGTTCGCCGGCTGGCCGGTCGCCCTGGTCGTCGCCGAGACCCCCGAGGAGGCCAGGGAAGCGGCCGAGGCGCTGGCGGTGACGTACGACGAGGAGCCGCACACCACCGTGCTGGCCGCGGACGACCCCGGCGCCTACCCGGCCGCCGGCCACATGCCCGCCGAGACGGAGAAGGGCGACCTGGCGGCCCAACTCGCCGCCGCCGCCATCGTGCTGGACGAGGAGTACACCACTCCCGAGGAGCAGCACAGCATGATGGAGCCGCATGCGGCGACCGCCCTGTGGGACGGCGGACGGCTGGAGGTCGTCGACTCCAACCAGGGTGCCGTCTGGGTCCAGTCCGAGCTGGCCACCTTGTTCTCCCTCGACGCGTCCTCGGTACGCGTGCGCTCCGAACACATCGGCGGCGGGTTCGGCAGCAAGGGCCTGCGCGCCCACCAGGTCGCCGCCGTCATGGCCGCCACCGCTCTCCAGCGGCCGGTACGGGTGGTCATGACGAGGCGTCAGACCTTTTCGCTGGCCGGCTACCGCAGCCCCACCGCCCAGCGGGTCAGGCTCGGTGCGGGCCCCGACGGCAGGCTCCGCGCCCTGGAGCACCGCTCGCTCAACCAGACCTCGACCGTGTACGAGTTCGTGGAGCCGAGCGCGGGCGTCGCCCGGGTCCTGTACGACGCCGACGCCCACCGCACGGCCAACCACGTCGTACGCCTCGACGTGCCGTCCCCCACCTGGATGCGAGCCCCGGGGGAGGCGCCCGGGTCCTTCGCGATCGAGGCCGCCCTCGACGAACTCGCCGAACGCGCCGGTCTCGACCCGGTCGAACTCCGCCTGCGCAACGAGCCCGAGGCGGGCCCCGTCTCCGGCCTCCCCTTCAGCAGCAACAACCTGGCCGTCTGCCTCCGCGAGGGCGCCCGCAGGTTCGGCTGGGCGGACCGCGACCCGCGCCCCGGCATCCGCCGCGACGGCCGCTGGCTGCTCGGCACCGGCATGGCGTCGGCCTCGTTCGGCGCCGGGGCCATGCCCTCCACGGCCCTGGTCACGGCGGAGGCGGACGGCTCGTACACCGTACGGATCGCCGCCGCCGACATCGGCACCGGCGCCCGCACCGCGCTCACCCTCATCGCCGCCGATGCCCTGGAGACCACGCCGGAACGGGTCCGTGTCCGCATCGGCGACAGCGACTTCGGCCCCGCGATGATCGCCGGCGGCTCCATGGGCACCCGCTCCTGGGCCTGGGCGGTCACGGCGGCAGCCGCCGAACTCCGGGAGCGGCTCGCGGCTGCCCCGGACATCCCGCCGGAGGGAATCACCGTGCGCTCCGACACCACCGAGGCCCTCGGCGCCCTCGCACAGAAGGAACGCCACTCGTTCGGCGCCCAGTTCGCGGAGGTCGCCGTGGACACCGCCACCGGTGAGGTCCGGGTCCGCCGCATGCTGGGCATCTTCGCCGCGGGCCGGATCGTCAACCCGCTCACCGCCCGCAACCAGCTCGTCGGCGGGATGACCTGGGGCATCTCCATGGCCCTGCACGAGGAGGCGGTCCGCGACCGGAACACCGGCCGCCACTACAGCCCCGACCTGGCCGGCTACCACGTGGCCACGCACGCCGACGTCCCGGACATCGAGGCGGACTGGGTGGACGACCACGACCCGGACGACCCGGTCGGCATCAAGGGCGTCGGGGAGATCGGCATCGTGGGAGCGGCGGCGGCCGTCGCCAACGCGGTCTGGCACGCCACCGGCGTACGCCATCGGCACCTGCCGATCCGCCCCGACCGCATCCTCACGGCATCCGCATCGCCGTCCGGGGCCGGGGGAGCGGCGGATGCTTGA
- a CDS encoding diacylglycerol kinase family protein, with protein sequence MPTTTPARATDPSGIPAPPRLGHSPALSSGAGRAVARIAAFAVCQAAMIAGLGLLITGPARNIWPLSAEDALNEAFERVRTDTLTTASAVASGAGDTSTVVGLTVLACLALLVVPPFPRWRAALFLALGVWLQSVVFLVITESVDRMRPDVERLDASPPTSSYTSGHTGAATALYAGLAVLVLSRVRNRWGRAVGALLLLIPLLVGLARLYRGMHHPSDVVGGLLNGALSLFVVGRAVLADDAWAARPPADAVDIAVAAAESRPGPGRESAVVIVNPTVTDTATRDRLRLVLAQRGHKDVAFVETTERDTGGGQAADAVRGGAGLVVACGGDGTIRAVADALAGTGVALAVVPCGTGNLLARSLGLPLAPADALAAGLTGERRALDLGAISGDGIARTHFTAMAGAGLDATVMESTSDRAKSALGWPAYVLAGLGQLRAPRLRLAVALDGGPVLHRTARLVLVANIGTVQGGTALVPGARPDDGLLDLALFDPRGVGGWLRAAGVLLRGSRPAGGGTAAGAHGGPVEFFTFRHAELTFTRPQPREVDGDPVAPGRRIIAEVRPGALTVLLPAGEK encoded by the coding sequence ATGCCGACCACCACGCCCGCGAGAGCGACCGACCCGTCCGGAATTCCGGCACCGCCACGCCTGGGCCACTCACCCGCCCTGAGCAGCGGCGCCGGCCGCGCGGTGGCCCGGATCGCGGCCTTCGCGGTCTGCCAGGCGGCGATGATCGCGGGCCTCGGACTGCTGATCACCGGGCCCGCGCGGAACATCTGGCCGCTCTCCGCCGAGGACGCGCTGAACGAGGCCTTCGAACGCGTACGTACGGATACGCTGACCACCGCATCGGCGGTCGCCTCCGGCGCGGGGGACACCTCCACCGTCGTCGGCCTCACCGTCCTGGCCTGCCTGGCCCTCCTCGTGGTGCCGCCGTTCCCCCGGTGGCGCGCGGCGCTCTTCCTGGCCCTGGGCGTCTGGCTCCAGTCCGTGGTCTTCCTCGTCATCACCGAGTCCGTGGACCGGATGCGTCCGGACGTGGAGCGCCTGGACGCCTCACCGCCGACGTCCAGTTACACCTCCGGTCACACCGGAGCGGCCACCGCGCTCTACGCCGGGCTGGCCGTCCTGGTGCTGTCCAGGGTCCGCAACCGCTGGGGCAGGGCCGTCGGCGCCCTCCTGCTGCTGATTCCGCTCCTGGTGGGCCTGGCCAGGCTGTACCGCGGCATGCACCACCCCAGCGACGTCGTGGGCGGGCTGCTCAACGGCGCGCTCTCGCTGTTCGTCGTCGGGCGTGCCGTGCTCGCCGACGACGCCTGGGCCGCACGGCCCCCGGCAGACGCGGTCGACATCGCCGTGGCCGCCGCCGAGAGCCGGCCCGGCCCGGGGCGCGAGTCCGCCGTGGTGATCGTCAACCCGACCGTCACCGACACCGCCACCCGTGACCGGCTGCGGCTCGTCCTCGCCCAACGGGGCCACAAGGACGTGGCGTTCGTGGAGACCACCGAGCGCGACACCGGGGGTGGCCAGGCGGCCGACGCGGTACGCGGCGGAGCGGGCCTCGTGGTGGCGTGCGGCGGCGACGGCACCATCCGCGCGGTCGCCGACGCACTGGCCGGAACCGGTGTCGCGCTGGCCGTCGTGCCCTGCGGTACGGGCAACCTCCTGGCCCGGAGCCTCGGGCTGCCCCTCGCGCCCGCCGACGCGCTGGCCGCCGGACTCACCGGCGAACGCCGCGCGCTGGACCTCGGCGCCATCAGCGGCGACGGGATCGCCCGTACGCACTTCACGGCCATGGCGGGAGCCGGACTCGACGCGACGGTGATGGAGTCCACCTCGGACCGCGCCAAGTCGGCGCTCGGCTGGCCCGCCTACGTCCTGGCCGGGCTCGGCCAACTGCGAGCACCCCGGCTCCGGTTGGCGGTCGCACTCGACGGCGGACCGGTGCTGCACCGCACCGCCCGCCTGGTCCTCGTCGCCAACATCGGCACCGTCCAGGGCGGTACGGCCCTGGTCCCCGGCGCCCGGCCCGACGACGGGCTGCTGGACCTCGCCCTCTTCGACCCCCGGGGCGTGGGCGGCTGGCTGCGGGCGGCGGGCGTGCTGCTGCGCGGCTCGCGGCCCGCCGGGGGCGGCACCGCCGCCGGTGCGCACGGGGGCCCGGTCGAGTTCTTCACCTTCCGCCACGCCGAACTCACCTTCACCCGGCCCCAGCCCCGCGAAGTGGACGGCGACCCGGTGGCCCCCGGCCGCCGGATCATCGCCGAGGTCAGGCCCGGCGCCCTCACCGTCCTGCTGCCCGCCGGGGAGAAGTGA
- a CDS encoding cytochrome P450 — translation MAVTEPPSLVPLHRLHFEEPGPPRLGELPGGAPAWLVSRYADVRQVLSDPRFGRARLYADDAPALSVVPDLVNNPDLMFNQDGPDHLRLRRTLRRAFTPRAVARWQPWIAAIVEGLLDRLEGRRGPVDAVEEFTLPLPVAVISRLMGLDASAHGRLRHWSEHAFSDGSHPGGEVESVLKEFGAFGAELLAERRRAPGDDLISSLVRAADEEGGLPEAQLVSLVCGLVVGGHDSTMTMLGNALLYLLGERPESWPRIGADEEAAGRVADRLIHLVPLGDDRGTARHAAEDVEVGGVVIPAGAVALADCGAANRDPEVFPRHTRDDLFAPLEAPTLSFGAGAHYCLGAWLARTELRTALHLLAARLPELRLAEPPDAVLWRTGTTSRSPRRLLVSW, via the coding sequence ATGGCCGTCACCGAACCGCCGTCCCTGGTCCCCCTGCACCGGCTGCACTTCGAGGAACCGGGCCCGCCCCGCCTCGGTGAACTGCCGGGCGGAGCCCCCGCCTGGCTGGTCAGCCGGTACGCCGACGTCCGCCAGGTGCTCTCCGACCCCCGCTTCGGCCGGGCCCGGCTGTACGCCGACGACGCACCCGCGCTCTCCGTCGTACCGGACCTCGTGAACAACCCCGACCTGATGTTCAACCAGGACGGCCCCGACCACCTGCGGCTGCGCCGGACCCTGCGCCGCGCGTTCACGCCGAGAGCCGTCGCCCGCTGGCAGCCGTGGATCGCCGCCATCGTGGAGGGGCTGCTGGACCGGCTTGAGGGACGGCGCGGACCCGTCGACGCGGTCGAGGAGTTCACGCTGCCCCTCCCCGTGGCGGTGATCAGCCGGCTGATGGGCCTGGACGCGTCCGCTCACGGCCGGCTGCGCCACTGGAGCGAGCACGCCTTCTCCGACGGCTCCCACCCCGGGGGCGAGGTGGAGTCCGTGCTGAAGGAGTTCGGCGCGTTCGGCGCCGAACTCCTCGCCGAGCGGCGGCGCGCCCCCGGTGACGACCTGATCAGCAGCCTGGTGCGGGCCGCCGACGAGGAGGGCGGGCTCCCCGAGGCGCAGTTGGTGAGCCTGGTGTGCGGGCTCGTCGTCGGCGGCCACGACAGCACGATGACCATGCTGGGCAACGCGCTGCTCTACCTCCTCGGCGAACGCCCGGAGAGCTGGCCCCGGATCGGCGCGGACGAGGAGGCAGCCGGCAGGGTGGCGGACCGGCTCATCCACCTCGTCCCACTGGGCGACGACCGGGGAACGGCACGCCACGCGGCCGAGGACGTCGAGGTCGGCGGGGTGGTGATCCCGGCCGGCGCGGTCGCCCTGGCGGACTGCGGCGCCGCCAACCGGGACCCGGAGGTCTTCCCCCGCCACACCCGCGACGACCTGTTCGCCCCGCTGGAGGCCCCCACCCTCTCCTTCGGTGCCGGGGCCCACTACTGCCTGGGCGCCTGGCTGGCCCGTACGGAGCTCCGGACCGCCCTGCACCTACTGGCCGCCCGCCTCCCGGAGCTGCGCCTGGCGGAGCCCCCGGACGCGGTGCTCTGGCGGACCGGAACGACATCGCGCAGTCCGCGGAGGCTCCTGGTGAGCTGGTGA
- a CDS encoding (2Fe-2S)-binding protein translates to MAPASSSTTSAITLNINGEKHHLSVDHRTTLLDALRERLDLTGTKKGCDQGQCGACTVLVDRRRVVSCLNLAVAAEGREITTIEGIADGDDLHPVQRAFLDLDGYQCGYCTPGQICSAIAVIEEHAAGWPSAATDDVRPGPVPPPLTPEEIRERMSGNLCRCGAYVSIVQAVSRGARAHEEARTTAAEEAAA, encoded by the coding sequence ATGGCCCCAGCATCCTCGTCGACCACCAGCGCGATCACCCTGAACATCAACGGCGAGAAGCACCACCTGTCCGTCGACCACCGCACCACGCTCCTCGACGCCCTGCGCGAACGCCTCGACCTCACCGGCACCAAGAAGGGCTGCGACCAGGGACAGTGCGGGGCCTGCACCGTCCTGGTCGACCGGCGCCGCGTCGTCTCCTGCCTCAACCTCGCGGTGGCGGCCGAGGGGCGCGAGATCACCACCATCGAAGGCATCGCCGACGGTGACGACCTGCACCCCGTCCAGCGGGCCTTCCTCGACCTCGACGGCTACCAGTGCGGCTACTGCACACCCGGCCAGATCTGCTCGGCCATCGCCGTCATCGAGGAGCACGCGGCCGGCTGGCCGAGCGCCGCCACCGACGACGTACGCCCCGGACCGGTGCCACCACCCCTGACGCCCGAGGAGATCCGCGAACGGATGAGCGGCAACCTGTGCCGCTGCGGCGCGTACGTCTCGATCGTCCAGGCCGTCTCCCGTGGCGCCCGGGCCCATGAAGAGGCCCGTACGACAGCAGCCGAGGAGGCCGCCGCATGA
- a CDS encoding YihY/virulence factor BrkB family protein — translation MGTATRVPVTKDMTGDELSADEALVALRRYGRWPLLRDAFVRFRYADGFSHSRALALQTILAIIPLVIAFVGLSAALHTENIGRLAQLTIHSLSEGPSAPVVDEALNRSRQGGGDGAEIALWFGLLFSLVNVTTAMCQIERGANRIYGVERDRVFHLKYLRGLVMSLSAGLPLGIASIMIVAGGDFVTAATTVYGLGDGARTALDLIRVPLGLLLVLISASAIFRRSPRRRQPGYTWLAFGAAVYLVLWTLLTWLLGLYLELSGSFDTVYGPLSLFMALLLWSYLTSLSLFLGLSFAAQLEAVRARKPGPITADPGT, via the coding sequence ATGGGAACCGCGACCCGGGTGCCGGTCACCAAGGACATGACCGGCGACGAACTCTCCGCCGACGAAGCCCTCGTGGCGCTGCGCCGGTACGGCCGCTGGCCGCTGCTGCGCGACGCCTTCGTACGCTTCCGCTACGCCGACGGCTTCAGCCACTCCCGAGCACTGGCCCTCCAGACGATCCTGGCGATCATCCCCCTGGTGATCGCGTTCGTCGGACTCTCCGCCGCGCTGCACACCGAGAACATCGGAAGACTCGCCCAGCTGACGATCCACAGTCTGAGCGAAGGACCGAGCGCCCCGGTGGTGGACGAGGCTCTGAACCGCAGCCGGCAAGGCGGCGGCGACGGGGCCGAGATCGCCCTCTGGTTCGGCCTGCTCTTCTCCCTGGTCAACGTCACGACGGCGATGTGCCAGATAGAGCGCGGAGCCAACCGGATCTACGGTGTGGAGCGGGACCGGGTCTTCCACCTCAAGTATCTGCGGGGCCTGGTCATGTCGTTGAGCGCCGGCCTGCCGCTCGGCATCGCCTCGATCATGATCGTGGCCGGCGGGGACTTCGTCACGGCCGCCACCACCGTCTACGGACTCGGCGACGGCGCACGGACCGCCCTGGACCTGATCCGCGTCCCGCTCGGCCTGCTGCTGGTCCTGATCTCCGCCAGCGCGATCTTCCGGCGCTCGCCGCGCCGCCGGCAGCCCGGGTACACCTGGCTAGCCTTCGGCGCCGCCGTCTACCTGGTGCTGTGGACCCTGCTGACCTGGCTGCTCGGCCTCTACCTCGAACTCAGCGGCTCCTTCGACACGGTCTACGGACCGCTGAGCCTCTTCATGGCCCTGCTCCTGTGGTCCTACCTGACCTCCCTGTCCCTCTTCCTCGGACTGTCCTTCGCCGCCCAGCTGGAAGCCGTACGCGCGCGCAAGCCCGGCCCGATCACCGCCGATCCAGGAACCTGA
- a CDS encoding MDR family NADP-dependent oxidoreductase: MKIEKWVVREHVEGVPDVDRVYEKVVENVDVTLAPDEMLLRTLYVSVDPYLQGIALDTPIGAHMGADSIMEVVEAGPRAAHRVGDLVQGFGGWRSHVVSTGEAELWQTGTFPMVFPAYRRLDPRWYDDALPLPTALSVMGGPGMTAWGTLAKYMTVTPGDTFVISGASGAVGALVGQLAALAGARVIGTTSSPEKAEYLLGLGFDTVVVYRHTDSAGTVREALTRAAPHGVDRYFDNLGGTVTDVVFSMLNVGSQVAVCWQWATQVGNEDTGPRLLPYLMFPRATVRGIFSLEWFTEQNWKDLHTELGGRVRRGEVVCDHTLHHGFDAIPTAYGSLYRDPSDHRGKVLVAL; encoded by the coding sequence AAATGGGTGGTCCGCGAGCACGTCGAGGGCGTCCCCGACGTGGACCGCGTCTACGAGAAGGTCGTCGAGAACGTCGACGTGACCCTGGCCCCCGACGAGATGCTCCTGCGCACGCTGTACGTCTCCGTCGACCCCTACCTCCAGGGCATCGCCCTCGACACCCCGATCGGGGCCCATATGGGCGCCGACTCGATCATGGAGGTCGTCGAGGCCGGACCACGCGCCGCCCACCGCGTCGGCGACCTCGTCCAGGGCTTCGGCGGCTGGCGCTCCCATGTCGTCTCCACCGGGGAGGCCGAGCTCTGGCAGACCGGCACGTTCCCCATGGTCTTCCCGGCCTACCGCAGGCTGGACCCCCGGTGGTACGACGACGCCCTGCCGCTCCCGACCGCGCTGAGCGTGATGGGCGGCCCGGGCATGACGGCCTGGGGCACCCTCGCCAAGTACATGACGGTGACGCCCGGGGACACCTTCGTCATCAGCGGGGCCTCCGGCGCGGTCGGCGCGCTCGTCGGCCAGCTCGCCGCACTCGCGGGCGCCCGCGTCATCGGCACGACCTCGTCCCCGGAGAAGGCCGAGTACCTCCTCGGCCTCGGCTTCGACACGGTCGTCGTCTACCGGCACACCGACAGCGCCGGCACCGTCCGCGAGGCGCTGACCCGGGCGGCCCCCCACGGGGTCGACCGTTACTTCGACAACCTCGGCGGCACGGTCACCGACGTGGTGTTCTCCATGCTCAACGTCGGCAGTCAGGTCGCGGTGTGCTGGCAGTGGGCGACCCAGGTCGGCAACGAGGACACCGGCCCGCGCCTGTTGCCCTATCTGATGTTCCCGCGCGCCACGGTCCGGGGGATCTTCTCGCTGGAGTGGTTCACCGAGCAGAACTGGAAGGACCTCCACACGGAGCTGGGCGGGCGGGTCCGGCGCGGAGAGGTCGTCTGCGACCACACCCTCCACCACGGCTTCGACGCCATCCCCACCGCGTACGGAAGCCTCTACCGCGACCCGTCGGACCACCGGGGCAAGGTGCTGGTCGCGCTGTGA